One genomic segment of Verrucomicrobiota bacterium includes these proteins:
- a CDS encoding response regulator, with protein sequence MMSKKLNMVLLIDDSEEDNYVHTKVIKRAGVTDKVVSVQNGYEALDFLSSKNEESNFPQPDLVFLDINMPGMDGWEFLERYAELPEAQRAKIMVFMLSTSTNPADIEKAKNNLYAAGYESKPLTVEMLEKVMQHHFPELC encoded by the coding sequence ATGATGTCTAAAAAATTAAACATGGTCTTGCTTATTGACGATAGTGAAGAGGATAACTATGTGCATACTAAGGTGATTAAAAGGGCTGGCGTGACGGATAAAGTCGTCTCTGTGCAAAATGGCTATGAAGCTTTAGATTTTTTATCTTCTAAAAATGAAGAGAGTAACTTTCCTCAGCCGGACTTGGTATTTCTCGATATTAATATGCCGGGAATGGATGGTTGGGAATTTTTGGAAAGATATGCTGAGCTGCCGGAAGCTCAAAGAGCTAAGATCATGGTCTTCATGCTTTCAACTTCAACGAATCCTGCGGATATTGAAAAGGCTAAGAATAATCTATACGCGGCTGGTTATGAAAGCAAACCTTTAACCGTAGAGATGTTGGAAAAAGTGATGCAACATCATTTTCCGGAGCTTTGTTGA
- a CDS encoding PAS domain S-box protein: MLNENSNQSGKCSQYLEALADSYDHLPIAVNLFDSHGKRLFTNHAYETLFESDHQVLNSRFITDSIEQDEKGDLQNLCDQWLSGALNDFVSECRCLTKRGSTIWCRLTAKSLKQGGHGYFLLIFEDITFSKELSTKLELSEKKYKTLYEESPVMHMNLDPETAKIINCNNMLVHKLGYHAKEDLIGKKIFSIYGEECLEEARKAFETFRREGKLVDKELSLKHKDGRGIPVVLKVAAVKDSEGKILHSSSTCVDITERKRAEKKYLSKNAAFEAVLEGTLAGYWDWFIQDDQEYLSPAFKRMFGYEDHEMENHPSSWQKIIYPDDLPGVFELFDQHVTSKGEVPFHNEVRYFHKDGSIVWVFCRGKVIEWDREGRPVRMVGSHIDITPLKEIQVKLLESNKELEQFAYIASHDLQEPLRSIKNFSELLAVEYGDKLEGEAVTYLEFLTRASNRMSHLIQALLDYSRLGKNLRLEEIDCNMLVDEVSEDMSATIESQKAMIQIYDLPKVTGDRSMLRLLFQNLLSNAIKFRQNDHGVIVSISSTSDQTHWIFSVKDNGIGISSESQEKIFQIFKRLHSQSKYEGSGIGLAHCRKITEFHGGRIWVDSELGRGSNFRFSIARNTSHR; this comes from the coding sequence ATGTTGAATGAGAACAGTAATCAGTCAGGGAAATGCTCACAATATCTAGAAGCACTGGCTGATTCTTATGATCATTTGCCCATAGCTGTAAATCTATTTGACAGTCATGGAAAGCGGCTGTTCACCAACCATGCTTATGAGACCTTATTCGAGTCAGATCATCAGGTTTTAAATTCTCGCTTTATAACTGATTCTATTGAGCAAGATGAAAAAGGTGATCTACAGAATTTATGTGATCAATGGTTGTCAGGCGCATTGAACGATTTTGTTTCCGAATGTCGTTGTCTAACAAAGAGAGGTTCAACCATTTGGTGCAGGTTAACTGCCAAGTCGCTAAAGCAAGGTGGTCATGGCTATTTTCTTCTTATTTTTGAGGATATCACTTTCAGCAAAGAACTCTCTACAAAATTAGAGTTAAGCGAAAAAAAATACAAAACTCTTTATGAAGAATCCCCTGTTATGCATATGAACTTAGATCCTGAGACTGCTAAAATCATCAATTGCAATAACATGCTTGTTCACAAATTAGGGTATCATGCAAAAGAAGACTTAATCGGCAAAAAGATCTTTAGTATTTATGGTGAAGAATGCCTAGAGGAAGCTCGGAAAGCATTTGAGACATTTAGGCGAGAAGGCAAACTAGTAGACAAGGAACTAAGCCTAAAGCATAAGGATGGAAGAGGCATTCCTGTTGTTTTAAAGGTAGCTGCTGTGAAGGATAGTGAAGGGAAAATTCTGCATAGCTCATCAACTTGTGTGGATATCACGGAAAGAAAAAGGGCAGAAAAAAAATATTTATCTAAAAATGCTGCCTTTGAAGCGGTATTAGAGGGAACATTAGCAGGATATTGGGACTGGTTCATCCAAGATGACCAAGAGTATCTGAGCCCTGCTTTTAAAAGAATGTTTGGCTATGAAGATCACGAAATGGAAAATCACCCTTCTTCTTGGCAGAAAATTATCTACCCAGATGATTTGCCGGGTGTCTTTGAACTCTTTGACCAACATGTTACAAGCAAGGGAGAGGTGCCGTTTCATAATGAGGTGAGGTACTTTCACAAAGATGGCAGTATTGTATGGGTTTTTTGTCGAGGAAAAGTCATCGAATGGGATAGGGAGGGAAGGCCCGTTCGTATGGTTGGTAGTCATATAGATATTACACCGCTAAAAGAGATTCAAGTGAAGTTACTCGAAAGCAATAAGGAGTTAGAGCAATTTGCTTACATAGCCTCTCATGATTTACAAGAGCCATTGCGTTCCATTAAAAATTTTTCCGAGCTATTAGCGGTAGAATATGGAGATAAGCTCGAAGGTGAAGCCGTAACTTATTTAGAATTTCTTACCCGTGCTTCAAATCGTATGAGTCATTTGATTCAAGCTTTATTGGATTACTCCAGACTTGGCAAAAATTTACGTCTAGAAGAGATTGATTGTAACATGCTTGTAGATGAGGTCTCTGAGGACATGAGCGCAACGATTGAAAGCCAGAAAGCTATGATACAGATATATGACCTTCCTAAAGTTACGGGAGACCGGTCGATGCTACGCTTGCTATTCCAAAATCTGCTATCGAATGCTATTAAGTTCCGCCAAAATGACCATGGGGTGATCGTCAGTATTTCATCCACTAGTGATCAAACGCATTGGATTTTCTCGGTAAAGGATAATGGAATTGGTATTTCTTCAGAGTCCCAAGAAAAAATATTCCAAATATTTAAAAGGCTCCATTCTCAAAGCAAGTATGAAGGATCTGGTATAGGTTTAGCTCATTGCAGAAAGATTACTGAGTTCCATGGAGGGCGCATTTGGGTAGACTCAGAGTTGGGTAGGGGCAGTAACTTTAGGTTTTCTATTGCTCGCAATACTTCGCATCGTTAG
- a CDS encoding circadian clock KaiB family protein, with amino-acid sequence MDEECQIRMFISKDTTNSDWLISRLSMFCEYHLRIPYKIVVVVVEQEPDLAEVFRVMAIPTLQITYQEFDTRFIGDYTENEQFGWALEAMIRGISVRAKSNSIIKKSRSYMKNLNGTNRILKD; translated from the coding sequence ATGGATGAAGAGTGCCAAATACGGATGTTTATCTCCAAAGACACTACCAATTCCGATTGGCTCATCAGTCGGTTATCCATGTTTTGTGAGTATCATCTCCGTATCCCCTACAAGATAGTGGTTGTCGTCGTAGAACAAGAGCCTGATCTTGCGGAGGTATTTCGTGTGATGGCGATTCCTACACTGCAGATCACCTACCAAGAATTTGATACACGTTTTATTGGTGATTATACAGAAAATGAGCAATTTGGATGGGCCCTAGAAGCAATGATTAGAGGCATTTCAGTGAGAGCCAAATCGAATAGCATTATTAAAAAGTCTAGGTCTTATATGAAAAACCTTAATGGGACCAATCGTATTTTGAAAGATTAA
- the kaiC gene encoding circadian clock protein KaiC has product MVVDKHVTHIPGLDLISHGGIPQGRTTLVSGTAGSAKTVFASQFLAEGITNSGETGVFVTFEESAKDIRTNMATFGWNIAQWEKEGKWLFVDASPVPGQHVVESGNYDLGALLARIENAIKKIDAKRVSLDSLGAIFNQLSNARIVRQELFRISHALKEFNVTSILTAERSQEYGEISRFGVEEFVADNVIIFRNVLEEEKRRRTIEILKFRGTKHQKGEWPFTITPKQGIVILPLSGIELKQRSSAVRISSGIDVIDDMCCGGYFRDSIILVSGATGTGKTLTATHFAGACPNEGDRCLLLAFEESREQLYRNAEGWGINYAQLEQEGKLKVVCKYPETSGLEDHLLEIKNEVESFKPTRVAVDSLSALERTSTQKAFREFIIGLTSFIKHEEIAGLFTSTTSSLLGGSSITETHISTLTDSIILLRYVEVNGEMRRGLTVLKMRGSMHDKQIREFTIDNSGMHVGKPFRNVTGILAGNPIHMSDSEIDRMDGLFKDSM; this is encoded by the coding sequence ATGGTAGTTGATAAACATGTGACTCATATTCCGGGACTAGATCTCATATCCCATGGAGGAATTCCCCAAGGAAGAACGACCTTAGTGTCGGGGACTGCCGGGAGCGCTAAAACTGTATTTGCCTCCCAGTTTTTAGCTGAAGGCATTACAAATAGCGGTGAAACAGGAGTTTTTGTTACTTTTGAGGAGTCGGCAAAAGACATCAGGACGAATATGGCCACCTTTGGTTGGAATATCGCCCAGTGGGAAAAAGAAGGTAAATGGCTATTTGTGGACGCTTCCCCTGTGCCTGGTCAACATGTTGTGGAATCCGGAAATTACGACCTAGGCGCTTTGTTGGCTAGAATCGAAAATGCGATCAAAAAAATAGATGCCAAGCGTGTTTCGCTCGATTCGCTTGGAGCCATTTTCAATCAACTTTCCAATGCGCGTATTGTTCGCCAGGAACTATTTAGAATCAGCCATGCCCTAAAAGAATTTAATGTGACTTCCATTCTTACCGCGGAAAGAAGTCAAGAATACGGAGAGATTTCTCGTTTTGGGGTGGAAGAGTTTGTTGCCGACAATGTGATTATTTTTCGCAATGTTTTGGAAGAGGAAAAACGAAGGAGGACCATTGAGATTTTAAAATTCAGAGGGACTAAGCACCAAAAGGGTGAATGGCCTTTTACTATCACTCCTAAACAAGGAATTGTGATTTTGCCTCTCTCTGGCATAGAGTTGAAACAGAGATCCTCTGCTGTGCGCATTTCTTCGGGTATAGATGTGATTGATGATATGTGCTGTGGTGGTTATTTCCGAGATTCCATTATTCTGGTATCGGGAGCCACTGGAACGGGTAAAACTTTAACCGCAACTCACTTCGCGGGAGCTTGCCCGAATGAAGGAGACCGTTGCCTATTGCTTGCTTTTGAGGAAAGCCGAGAGCAGCTCTACCGAAATGCCGAAGGATGGGGAATTAATTATGCTCAGCTAGAGCAAGAGGGTAAGCTAAAAGTGGTTTGCAAATATCCAGAGACCTCTGGTTTAGAGGATCACTTGCTAGAAATTAAGAATGAAGTTGAATCTTTTAAACCAACCCGGGTGGCTGTGGACAGTCTCTCAGCGCTAGAAAGAACTTCTACACAAAAGGCTTTTCGAGAATTTATTATTGGATTAACATCTTTTATTAAGCACGAGGAGATAGCTGGGCTTTTTACTTCAACAACTTCCTCCTTACTCGGGGGCTCTTCCATTACCGAAACCCATATTTCAACCTTAACGGATTCCATCATTCTCCTGAGGTACGTAGAAGTGAACGGAGAGATGAGACGTGGTTTAACGGTTCTGAAAATGCGTGGCTCTATGCATGATAAACAGATTCGGGAGTTTACGATTGATAATAGTGGAATGCATGTGGGAAAACCGTTTCGGAATGTAACAGGTATTCTTGCTGGTAATCCTATTCATATGAGTGATAGCGAAATTGATCGCATGGACGGTCTATTTAAAGATTCTATGTAA
- a CDS encoding circadian clock KaiB family protein produces the protein MQDNKNKLKLRLYVAGVTSNSEKAAANIREVCEKELDGQYELEIIDIFEKPQLAEDERILATPTLIKELPPPLKRIIGDLSSVEKVLVGLDLRSSE, from the coding sequence GTGCAGGATAATAAGAATAAGCTCAAACTGAGGTTATATGTAGCAGGAGTAACGTCAAATTCTGAGAAAGCTGCTGCAAATATTCGCGAAGTCTGTGAGAAGGAATTAGACGGTCAGTATGAGTTGGAAATTATTGATATTTTTGAAAAACCACAATTAGCTGAAGATGAGCGAATCTTAGCGACCCCAACTCTCATTAAAGAGCTACCACCCCCACTTAAAAGAATCATTGGAGATTTATCAAGTGTAGAAAAGGTATTAGTAGGGCTTGATCTCAGATCCTCTGAATAA
- a CDS encoding response regulator — MFHILVIEDNPADQKIIEKYLYNKQTVYPFDQDFKLHKAELAREALEMFVEGKFDLVLLDLSLPDIHGVDTFDKIYECMQSIPIIVLSGLENQETAVECLKRGAQDYLLKNTINSQALIRSILYASQRAAMQRQKDQARELQLKEKSFVRLRHLSEEKDVSVTAKAYGMPELHHSAPQEWEALIDRYADVLDLAIEIRAYKVEADLSESLTDLAEQIGFLKGTPRDVIRIHTAAIKRKQSFNEIKNNVYMEEGKYCLIQLLGQLVLFYRTNSLGTSNGHFA, encoded by the coding sequence ATGTTTCATATATTAGTAATTGAGGATAACCCCGCTGACCAAAAGATTATTGAAAAATATCTTTACAATAAGCAGACAGTTTATCCATTTGACCAAGATTTTAAGCTTCATAAAGCAGAATTAGCTCGAGAGGCATTGGAGATGTTTGTGGAGGGAAAATTTGATCTCGTGCTTCTTGACCTATCTTTACCTGATATCCATGGAGTAGATACGTTTGATAAAATCTATGAATGCATGCAATCGATTCCCATTATTGTTTTATCAGGCTTAGAGAACCAAGAAACAGCTGTAGAGTGTTTAAAAAGAGGTGCTCAAGACTACCTCCTCAAAAATACAATTAACTCACAAGCCCTCATTCGTTCGATTCTTTATGCTTCACAACGGGCTGCTATGCAGAGGCAAAAAGACCAAGCTCGCGAGCTTCAGTTAAAGGAAAAAAGCTTTGTTAGGTTGAGACATTTATCAGAAGAAAAAGATGTTTCCGTCACTGCCAAAGCCTATGGAATGCCCGAGTTACACCATTCAGCTCCTCAAGAGTGGGAAGCTCTTATTGATCGCTATGCAGATGTATTGGATTTGGCTATCGAGATCAGGGCTTATAAAGTAGAGGCTGATTTATCCGAGTCTTTAACAGACCTTGCAGAACAAATAGGCTTTCTTAAAGGAACACCCAGAGATGTTATTCGTATTCACACTGCGGCCATTAAGAGAAAGCAGTCCTTCAATGAAATCAAGAATAATGTCTATATGGAAGAGGGAAAATATTGTCTCATTCAACTGCTTGGTCAGTTAGTCCTTTTCTATCGAACCAATTCATTGGGTACAAGTAACGGCCATTTCGCATGA
- a CDS encoding histidine kinase dimerization/phospho-acceptor domain-containing protein, giving the protein MARGIAHDLNNILTAINLNIESVMKDYLTQKEQKEVLQESQETSLRAKEQSKRLLAFSKGGNSDP; this is encoded by the coding sequence TTGGCAAGAGGAATCGCTCACGATCTTAATAACATCCTTACGGCAATCAATCTAAACATTGAAAGTGTCATGAAGGATTACCTTACCCAGAAAGAACAGAAAGAAGTTCTCCAAGAAAGCCAAGAAACTTCCCTAAGAGCAAAAGAACAATCCAAAAGGCTGCTCGCTTTTTCGAAGGGCGGTAATTCGGATCCTTAG
- a CDS encoding ATP-binding protein, with protein MDKVLLKHHQVSHLVKGEYLKLSFTDEGSGLFTRTLCKIFDPYYTTKSYGNGIGLATCYAVINKHNGCIQVESQIGKGSTFTVYLPTTELSPIIPEANAPDLESRPAKILLIDDEKAIPVGLEHTLGKEDYIIHSTDSGHDGIDAVFL; from the coding sequence ATAGATAAAGTCCTCTTAAAGCATCATCAAGTTTCTCATTTAGTTAAGGGGGAATACCTCAAGCTTAGCTTTACCGATGAGGGCAGTGGCCTATTCACACGGACACTATGCAAAATCTTTGACCCTTACTACACAACGAAATCTTACGGCAACGGTATTGGTCTAGCCACTTGTTATGCTGTGATTAATAAGCATAATGGTTGTATTCAGGTTGAGTCTCAAATTGGTAAGGGTTCCACTTTCACGGTTTATCTACCTACCACGGAGCTATCACCCATCATTCCTGAGGCTAATGCCCCTGATTTAGAATCAAGACCCGCCAAAATACTTCTCATTGACGACGAAAAGGCCATTCCTGTCGGTTTGGAACACACCTTAGGAAAAGAAGATTATATCATCCACTCAACAGATAGCGGCCATGACGGGATAGATGCGGTTTTTCTGTGA
- the hpt gene encoding hypoxanthine phosphoribosyltransferase, producing the protein MKKHLALSAPQPTLPGRTLISSRRIQKRIKELAEEIQKHYRRKPLTLIALLHGSIFFLTDLVRYLPYHVQIECWNISSYENKRSTGIVKGLEYHKSDYSKRHVLLIDDILDTGLTLFKTISHLNGLGAKDVKSCVLLVKKIERPYPVMPTWWGFEIPNQFVVGYGLDLNDKYRPLPMIRTID; encoded by the coding sequence TTGAAGAAACATTTAGCTCTATCAGCCCCCCAACCTACTCTTCCCGGCCGTACTCTTATTTCCTCACGCCGCATTCAAAAACGGATTAAAGAGCTGGCAGAGGAAATCCAAAAGCATTATCGTAGAAAACCACTGACACTCATTGCACTCCTCCATGGCAGCATTTTTTTCCTAACTGACTTAGTCCGTTATTTGCCCTATCATGTGCAAATTGAGTGCTGGAATATCTCTAGTTACGAGAACAAAAGGTCAACCGGAATCGTCAAAGGCTTAGAATACCACAAAAGTGATTACAGCAAACGCCATGTATTATTAATTGACGACATCCTGGACACAGGTCTTACCCTATTTAAAACTATCTCACACCTCAATGGCCTGGGTGCTAAAGATGTGAAGTCTTGTGTTCTCTTGGTCAAAAAAATTGAACGTCCGTACCCAGTCATGCCAACTTGGTGGGGTTTTGAAATTCCCAATCAATTTGTCGTAGGCTACGGACTAGACCTGAACGACAAATACCGCCCACTCCCCATGATTCGAACGATAGATTAA
- a CDS encoding DUF4230 domain-containing protein, producing MRLRYTLPAFCLLSLIIAIIGIQVILQKISDIPTDALTATQQKTQELLSKTSELFEEILQVQPKIIMNQEVIQKQSAPITELAMIEQEFTFTYEWKHRWLTSTKKMKLTSSFRAKAGFDLQESFQLLYDQESQSVTASLPAAKLLSIEQIGMIDSHNEHGWINRIQESEREEVLNLFLQAARMHANQTDLAWQAEEQITQQLKELAQQQNIPISLNFGHIEGNLPSTKF from the coding sequence GTGAGATTACGTTACACATTACCGGCATTCTGCCTGTTATCGCTTATCATTGCTATCATTGGAATCCAAGTCATTCTTCAGAAAATATCAGATATCCCAACCGATGCTCTTACGGCAACACAGCAAAAGACCCAAGAACTTCTCTCCAAAACATCCGAGTTATTTGAAGAGATACTGCAAGTGCAGCCTAAGATCATCATGAACCAAGAAGTCATTCAAAAACAATCTGCACCCATTACTGAACTGGCCATGATCGAACAAGAATTTACCTTTACTTACGAATGGAAGCATCGCTGGCTGACCAGCACAAAAAAAATGAAACTTACTTCATCATTTAGAGCAAAGGCAGGCTTTGACCTACAAGAATCCTTCCAATTGCTTTATGACCAAGAATCACAATCCGTCACTGCCTCATTACCTGCAGCCAAGCTTTTGAGCATCGAGCAAATTGGCATGATCGATAGCCATAATGAGCATGGCTGGATTAACCGCATTCAAGAATCGGAAAGAGAGGAGGTTCTCAATCTTTTTTTACAAGCTGCACGCATGCACGCCAATCAAACCGATCTAGCTTGGCAAGCCGAAGAACAAATCACACAACAACTTAAAGAACTTGCCCAACAGCAAAACATTCCCATCTCTCTTAACTTTGGCCATATTGAAGGCAATCTCCCCAGCACTAAATTTTAG
- a CDS encoding exonuclease domain-containing protein has translation MRALDAKFIVIDFETTGTVQNLPSEPWQIGYVCVEDGSIDPQKSFMSHLKIGNRPFHPRAPGNYHQLRDQLEMSPTLTSLWPQLSPTLGNLPLAAHNISVERNILTQYIPLHQLGPWIDTLQLARKALPNLKSYALEDLSQALELTSDLKKLCPELAPHDALYDASASALLLLFILKQDGWQDCSLEYLSQLSTRNSSNG, from the coding sequence ATGAGAGCCCTTGATGCGAAATTCATTGTTATAGATTTTGAAACCACTGGTACTGTTCAGAATCTGCCATCCGAACCTTGGCAAATAGGCTATGTGTGCGTGGAAGATGGTAGCATTGATCCGCAAAAGTCCTTTATGAGCCACCTAAAAATAGGTAATAGACCTTTTCACCCGCGTGCTCCTGGTAATTACCACCAGCTACGTGACCAACTAGAGATGTCCCCTACTCTTACCTCTTTATGGCCTCAACTCTCTCCCACCTTAGGAAATCTTCCACTTGCTGCCCACAATATCTCAGTTGAACGGAATATTCTTACCCAATACATACCACTGCATCAACTAGGCCCTTGGATTGATACCCTGCAACTTGCACGAAAAGCTTTACCCAACCTAAAATCTTATGCCCTAGAAGATTTGTCCCAGGCATTAGAGCTGACTTCAGATTTAAAAAAACTCTGCCCGGAACTTGCTCCCCATGATGCCCTCTATGATGCCTCCGCCTCCGCATTACTCCTTCTTTTCATTCTCAAGCAAGATGGTTGGCAAGACTGTTCTCTAGAATACTTATCCCAGCTATCTACACGTAATTCATCAAATGGCTAG
- the holA gene encoding DNA polymerase III subunit delta, with product MSESKLKAKHILVSGDDEFAIKERGKVLVEALKPEDEMNLEVVAGDAENVDDACRKLEQAIESMLTLSFLGGSKLVHLRHCNFVADTVTSRSEEVKKRLEKLLEVAKDTAPHEARLVITAIGIDKRKAFYKKFQKLGLIELLDRPDINNPRSEAVWVKEVLKMLEREGLQAPHEVAERLVELLGNDKRALQMEIEKLALYAHPDSRITESDLRHIVSGNRELLIWDLCDAVTLGNSTEALLILKQLMRQGESEVGVLILLSRHIRLAALCMHLFETGKLRLEQNGRYTNVVITPEGEDLLPTTKKGAKPNPFRLQRITQQARHQPSKKWFAAVEKLYQTHKKMLTTGPDKQQLLESTILFICGK from the coding sequence ATGAGCGAGAGCAAGCTGAAAGCGAAACATATATTAGTGTCTGGGGATGATGAATTTGCCATCAAGGAGAGGGGTAAAGTTTTGGTGGAGGCTTTGAAACCTGAGGATGAGATGAATTTAGAGGTTGTAGCGGGAGACGCTGAGAATGTAGACGACGCTTGTCGAAAACTTGAGCAGGCTATTGAGTCCATGTTGACCCTTTCCTTTTTAGGTGGCAGTAAGTTGGTTCATTTGAGGCATTGTAATTTTGTGGCAGATACCGTGACCTCTAGGAGTGAGGAAGTTAAAAAGCGTCTCGAAAAGCTCTTAGAAGTTGCCAAGGATACAGCTCCCCATGAAGCAAGGCTAGTGATTACAGCTATCGGTATTGATAAGAGAAAAGCGTTTTACAAAAAGTTTCAGAAGCTTGGTCTTATCGAATTATTAGATCGTCCTGATATTAATAATCCTCGAAGTGAAGCTGTCTGGGTAAAAGAAGTGCTCAAGATGTTGGAGCGAGAAGGCTTGCAGGCTCCCCATGAGGTTGCGGAGCGTTTGGTGGAGCTCTTGGGCAATGATAAGCGGGCTTTACAAATGGAAATAGAAAAGCTTGCTCTGTATGCTCATCCAGACTCAAGGATTACAGAGAGTGATTTGCGTCATATTGTTTCTGGCAATCGAGAGTTACTGATTTGGGATTTGTGCGATGCCGTCACGTTGGGCAATTCTACTGAGGCCTTATTGATTCTCAAACAACTGATGCGCCAGGGTGAGAGTGAGGTGGGTGTTTTAATTCTACTCAGCCGGCACATCAGGCTAGCTGCCTTGTGCATGCATTTGTTTGAGACAGGTAAATTGCGCCTTGAACAAAATGGGCGCTATACGAATGTTGTGATTACTCCAGAAGGTGAAGATCTTTTGCCAACGACTAAGAAAGGAGCTAAGCCAAACCCCTTCCGATTGCAACGTATCACGCAACAAGCGCGTCATCAGCCTTCAAAAAAATGGTTTGCTGCTGTAGAAAAACTCTACCAAACCCATAAAAAAATGCTGACAACTGGACCCGATAAGCAACAACTATTGGAGTCAACTATTTTATTTATTTGTGGGAAATGA